In Nicotiana tabacum cultivar K326 chromosome 21, ASM71507v2, whole genome shotgun sequence, one DNA window encodes the following:
- the LOC142175342 gene encoding uncharacterized protein LOC142175342 codes for MPMNPIQEVEVFDVWGIDLMRPFVRSYNNKYILVTVDYVSKWVEVIALPTNDAKAVFGFLRKNGFTRFGTPRAIISDGGTHFCNRSFAKLLEKYGVRQNVATLYHPQTSGQVEVSNREIKSVLTKTVNATGTDWARKLDDALWA; via the coding sequence atgcctatgaacccaattcaagaggtggaagtatTTGATGTATGGGGAATCGACTTAATGAGACCATTTGTCAGGTCATATAATAACAAGTACATACTTGTAACGGTGGATTATGTCTCGAAATGGGTAGAAGTCATTGCACTTCCAACAAATGATGCAAAGGCAGTTTTTGGTTTCCTAAGAAAAAACGGCttcacccgatttggcactccaagagctatcatcagtgatgggggCACCCACTTCTGTAACCGATCCTTTGCAAAGTTATTGGAGAAATATGGCGTTCGCCAAAACGTTGCTACTCTGTATCACCCACAAACAAGTGGGCAAGTCGAGGTGTCaaacagagaaatcaagagtGTTTTGACCAAAACTGTAAATGCTACTGGGACTGATTGGGCGAGAAAATTGGATGATGCGCTATGGGCTTAA